The window AgtagagttatatatatatatatatatgtgtgtagttgaagtcagaattattcgccccatttattttttacccaatttctgtttaacgaagagaagattttttttcaacatttctaaacaaaacagtttaataaagttattgtataatagtgGTTTGTTCCATAGACTaacgaaaaaaaaatatagcttaaataattttgtctttaaaatgagtttaaaacaattaaaagttgcttttgttctagccgaaataaaacaattaagactttctctagaagaaaaaatattatcagacacactgtaaaaatttcctgaatctgttaaacatcatttgggaaatattttttaaaaaaatattcaaagggggggctaataattctgacttcaactgtgtatgtatgcatgtatatatatatatatatatatatatatatatatatatatatatatgtgtgtgtgtgtgtgtgtgtgtgtgtgtgtgtgtgtgtgtgtgtgtgtgtgtgtgtgtgtgtgtgtgtgtgtgtgtgtgtgtgtgagtgcgtgtgcaCTGTGAGCTATTATTGAaaagtaaattacagaaatatattctaaatatgatgaccaaaatcaaataaaatacatcattttaatTCAAATCTGTATTCATAATAtggacatttaaaatatatatcctttagcatatatatatatatatatatatatatatatatatatatatatatatatatatatatatatatatatatatatatatacactgtatgctacaggatgctttacagtaatatattaGTGCGTATAAATTAGTCAGTAGCAAAGAAAAAAACTGATGAACTATTCTAAGAAAACAACTGAAATATTACCGTACCAAAATTAATTCTGTAGGAAAATATTAGGTACAATTTTAGatatcactttattttagtgcattgtgttgAATCTAAGTTACGTTGCATCGACATtctaactaattctcattagataatcagtagactgttaggttggggttggggttagtgtaagctgacatgcacttgcaaagtttctaagtcagttaaatgtgttgaaggagcagaatcaacagatattaagaagacagtctattaataatcaaatgagaattaattggcatgcaattgcaatgcaacttttagtcaacaaaatgtgcaatagggaccatcaaaataaagtcttacgcaatattaaaataaagaaaaacatgcgcataatttagttttcattttgtagttaatatatatatatatatatatatatatatatatatatatatatatatatatatatatatatatatatatatatatatatatatatattgcaataacttgtattcatttaaatgtattttctttatgtttctaaagatgttcagtgaccCAACTCTCATTTTAATgtatataactgtttaataaatctgttttgtttaatgcACCAACAATACATTGtttatatttactgagaaattcataaaattattaattttcaatAGAAGGTGTGCTTTTTTATGATGAGCActgtttataatataaataattcatataCAATATGAGCATGCAATGTAGATATTTGTGCATAATGATAAATACTACATTTTTATGTCTCATTTCTGTTAGTTTTGAGAcagtatgcataaaataaaacattaaaacagatcatataaatacagtgctcagcatttatgagtacacccctcacaaatctctcatttaagttcatattttctataggaagctttacaatattatatttgtgcatatatattagattagtcagtaatgAAGCCAACTCTGGAGCTTGTCTAACAAAATACTTtacaataaaagtttaaaaattagTAGCTTAAATGCATATGTTAgggcaaaatataaaaacaaaagaaacaaaagggaaacaaaaaatatataaaattttttatttttttcaagatcttgcatgaatttaattgtgttatctttccatttctaaagatgttcattgactaaaattatattttaataaatacatttgcttaataaatctattttgttcaattgcaccaatatatataacttatattCACTGGGAAATGGAGGAAagtgttcatttttaaaatgggctgTACTTAATTAAGCTGAGCACTGAATATTAAAATGCAACTCTCAACAGCTGTCAATAGAATACAAATATTTCATGCACCATTTTCACAAATTATGCACATTATTACTCTGTTCAgtgtgagtaaaaaaaaaagctgcttgGCATTTCAAACAAAGGACAGGTCCATCAAAGTGTTCTCCACAAACTTCCTGTTTCGACAGGAAATATATCTACACAGGACAGGAAACTGACATGGGTGTTGTTGCAGTCGCTTTAGATTTTAATGTACATATTTAGAATACAGATTTGcattaaaatgatgtattttattaagATGTTGTCATTCATATTTAGAATACacttttgtaattattttgtaaacaaataagTTGGTATTAATTAATTACCAAACACTGAACAGTACATTTATGACagtgtttattcatctttgtctatattaggaaatgaaaatacagtcattcattgttagttGATGTTAACTCACAGCGCattaatgtaaacaaacacaagcaaacacatgCAGGTttgaattatattaatatataaaatccCTCTTTAGGGTCTTATGATAGGGTTTTGGTATGctctttatttacaaatgtttgtctttattttgatattatctgtttctttttaaatattgtttagttGTCCATATTACGGTTtctacttcattcattcattttcattcagtttgtgtgtgtgtttgtgtgagtgtgtgtgtgtgtgagcgtgtgtgtgtttgtgtgtgtgtgtgagcgtgtgtgtgtgagtgtgtgtgtgtgtgtttgtgtgagtgtgtgtgtgtgtgagcgtgtgtgtgtttgtgtgtgtgtgtgtgtgtgagtgtgtgtgtgtgtgtgtgtgtgtttgtgtgagtgtgtgtgtgtgagtgtgtgtgtgtgtgtgtgtgtgtgtgtgtgtgtgtttgtgtttgtgagcgtgtttgtgtgagtgtgtgtgtgtttgtgtgagtgtgtttgtgtgagtgtgtgtgtgtttgtgtgagtgtgtgtgtttgtgtgagtgtgtgtgtgtttgtgtgagtgtgtgtgtgtgtgtgtgtgtgtgtgtgagtgtgtgtgtgtgtttgtgtgagtgtgtgtgtgtgagtgtgtgtgtgtttgtgtgagtgtgtgtgtttgtgtgagtgtgtgtgtgtttgtgtgagtgtgtgtgtgtgtgtgtgtgtgagtgtgtgtgtgtgtttgtgtgagtgtgtgtgtgtttgtgtgagtgtgtgtttgtgtgagtgtgtgtgtgtgtttgtgtgactgtgtgtgtgtgtgtgtgtgtgtttgtgtgtgtttgtgtgagtgtgtgtgtgtgtgtgtgtgtttgtgtgtgtgagcgtgtttgtgtgagtttgtgtgtgtgagcgtgtttgtgtgagtgtgtgtgtgtttgtgtgagtgtgtttgtgtgagtgtgtttgtgtgagtgtgtgtgtttgtgtgagtgtgtgtgtgtttgtgtgagtgtgtgtgtttgtgagcgtgtgtgtgtgagtgtgtgtgtgtgtgtgtttgtgtgagtgtgtgtgtgtgtttgtgtgagtgtgtgtgtgtttgtgtgagtgtgtgtgtgtttgtgtgagtgtgtttgtgtgagtgtgtgtgtgtttgtgtgagtgtgtgtgtttgtgtgagtgtgtatgtgtttgtgtgagtgtgtgtgtgtgtgtgagcgtgtgtgtgtgagtgtgtgtgtgtgtgtttgtgtgagtgtatgtgtgtgtttgtgtgagtgtgtgtgtgtttgtgtgagtgtgtgtgtgtgtgtgtgtttgtgtgagtgtgtgtgtgtgtgtgtgtgtgtgtgtgtttgtgtggactaAAGCTCTGGGTCGCGGTGCTTTTGATCTCTGATGGATgagatgtgtgttgtgttgtttgtgtgttgtgttgtgttgtgtgtgtagaCTGAGgctgaaaaaactaaatgcagccatacgtacctccggccgtaaatcgcagtctccagaaatgtccgctgggctacgttttcaaaatgagctggggttgattttattataaactctacaggtgcctgatagtcaGATGTGGAGCtgacattaatcagattcactctagtgaactgcatccatgttagcacgtCATGTTCGATGTGGTAACTTCACAATAAGAATACACACGGGTTCGAAGACTCGTTATCACCACCTACAGTGCAATTCGGCCAGGCATACATCTGCGCTAAACTattaaggtgaaagtcatcatagcttgcgtaaaATAGACCCACCAATGCGGCCcaccattaatatatatatatatatatatatatatatatacatatatatatatatatatatatatatatatatatatatatatattagggatgggaagattaaccgatatgtatcgatacgcggtcatgcagacagaggatgaatgaaattttggaagcaaatcgtgatgcatcggtttttgcgagatgcatcggtttttccaagatacagcttatatttttaatatagaatgtattttttatttattaacaagtgttgtcaacctgtttttggcgcataatttaatcgacctacataaagtaagccttagcaacggatttgcggatgtgtacacttacactacaactcagtgtatcaggcgtgcggatgaagctagtggagcgccctcagaaagcgcgagaagcaaaacaaacattttattccccactgagttttaaatctaaagtatggcaacattatggatttaaggatggacgacatgacaggacagatgcaatttgcaaaatgtgtcgcgcatctgtaaaatacgcgggcagtacgactaatctgaaatctcacttgaagcggcgccgcggtgttgttgtgaaagcatcttccagtgttcctacatccccggctttcgcactgctttaactgtagctaccagctccaaaagtggtgagaaaagcattgcaagttttttttccatgcgcaacagttttgtgcgctctacgccaatgttattgcattgttcatctgcaaagatattcagcctagtgccactgagaacgaaggttttaaacacctcctcctgttaatttttattttattataataataatattaataataataatgataaaaataatgggtgtcacggtggcacagtgggtagtttgaccacctcacagcaagaagattgctggtttgttatatttttatcagcctgttgtttacagtgacagtgatgtttcaaagcagcataacactgctagttcacaaccttaagttttgaatattcaatggcaaaatatatctttgtaaaacttgttttcatagttgaaaagttaaatcacaattcttgttgtgcaatgctaaacctgcTAAAgactgcaaatatatatatatatatatatatatatatatatatatatatatatatattttttttttttttttttaaatatatattgcacttatacattctgtttatcttgaaaatacttaaataatatgtgctatatgttctaaaatggccctctactgtaaactgacactctggctctgagagaaaagccagtttgtaaaaaaagtcttggttttgcttggttaataaataatcaaactcattcaatggcacagcatcctctttcacatcatctcataaacttgatctaattagttagtgctgaattatcgcatcgtatcgtgatatgggtgtgaatcgtatcgtgttgcatcgcaatatgtcacaaatgtatcgctaatatatcggatcgtattctttgtatcgagatgcgtatcggatcggcattatagcttagatgcccaaccctaatgaataaatatatatatatataatataataacgtGTATAATAACGTATGTGTGATTTATGAGTATATCTCACCATGATAGTCTGTCGATCATTCTGTATTCTCTGAAGCACCGCCTCTGACTCCGCATCCATCATATATCCAACCGGCGACAAGAAGCCAGGACTCGTAGTCGGAGGTGTTAGAGGAAGGGATGTCAGACCGTTGTGTCCggagatcatgtgactgaagagcGGGAAACCACTGAACACTGTGTTACCAAACAGTGGCGCTCCAGCATAAGCCCCACCCACTTGCTGATGCGAAGGCGGGGTCAATCTTCTAAAACCCGCCTCATTCTGATTTGAAGGTGGCGTTAATCTCCTAAACCCCACCTCATTTTGATTTGAAGGCGGAGTCAATCTTCTAAACCCCGCCTCATTCTGATTTGATGGTGGAGTTAATCTTCTAAACCCCGCCTCGGTTTGATGCAAAGGCGGAGTTAAACATCTAAACCCCGCCTCTGTGTGGTGCAAAGGCGGAGTCAACAGTCTAAACCCTGCCTCTTTCTGTGGAGACAGACCGTTGGTGGTTCTGCAGTCCCGTGATTTAGGAATGGACAAATCTAAAGGCTCGCTCTGAGGGTTCGACTGACGCGGGGAAAGATCCAAACACGGAGGAGAGCTGAAACGACAGCCAATCAGCTGCTGGCGTTCAGATAAAGCAGGCGATGTGGGGCTGATTATCTCATCCTGCGCTCGCTGCAGGGGTGTGGGCAGCGGGGCGAGGATCTGCTGCGGGGCCGAGTGCCAGGACGCCGGAGATCTGTCGTTTTTATGTCTGTTTTCATCTCCGACTTCCTTCCGCAGCATCTCCTGCAGGAGGTGTTCAAACTTACTGCGCGACTGCAGCAGCGGGAGCAGTGTAGTGCCCTTAAATACGCCCGTCCGCAGGGTTAAATCCTCTGTGGGGTCCCAGGGCCGGCTCAGAGCGGGCATCGGCTGATACTGTGTGATTGATCCGTAAGGAGAGCCCTTTCCTCGGCTGCTGTTCCTGCCGCTGGCCACAGGGGGCGACACTGGCGATGGGAAGAGGTATGCGGGGTGGGAGTGCCCGTTATAGTGGGTCCCGTTGGCACCAGTGCCTCCGTTCAGACACTTTTTACTGCTGAGATGCGAACTGTAGGAGCCCGAGTGACTGAAGCGCTTCTTACAGTTCGAGCACTCGTATGGCTtctcacctgcacacacacacacacacacacacacacacattagaacATCTTACTGACCACAACACCTGCACTCATGTTCATCATCATGTTCATCAATTcctctatagtgcatgtgtttggactgtggggcaaaccggagcacccagagcaaacccacgccaacacagggagaatatgcaaactccacacagaaacgccaactgacccagccagggcttgaaccagcgaccttcttgctgtgaggtgacagtgctaaccactgggccactgtgtatCTTGATGTTAACATGCAGAACACCGCTTGCCCCGCCTccgagctcttctgattggtccccTGAAGTGTCACTGACACTGAAAGTGTGTAAACGTGTCTCACCGCTGTGAATGCGCAGGTGCTCCTTCAGGTGATGCTTGTACTTGAAGGCCTTTCCACACTGATTACACTTGAACTTCCTGTTCTCCAGACCGGGATCACACATGGAGCTCTAGAACACACAGGaagacatgagtgtgtgtgtgtgtgtgtgtctgtgtgtgtgtgagaaagagtgtgtgatgtgtgttgtatgttgtttgtgtctgtgctagagtctttgtgtgtgtgtttctggtgtatgtttatgtgtgtgaacatgcacatactgtgtgtgtgtgtgtgtgtgttgtgtgtgtatctCATCATCCATGTATGTGAAtggttgtttgtgtatgtgtgtttgagtttgtggttcaggtgtgtcttcATCTGTGTCCTGTATggtgtatgtgagagtgtgtgtgtgtgtgtgtgtgtgagtgagagtctGTGATGTGTGTTGTATACTGTGTGTTTGCATCAGTTTTTTTGTGTGCTTCTTGTTATGTTTGcatgtgtatatctgtgtgtgtgtgtgtgcatctgtatatatgtgtgtctgtgtgtgcatgtatatatgtgtgtgtgtgtatgcatgtgcatatatgtgtgtgtgcatttgtatagaTGTGCGTTTGCATGTcaatttatgtgtttgtgtgcatgtgtatatgtgtgtgcatgtgtatacatgtgtgtgtgcatgtgtatgtgtgtttgcatgtctatttaagtgtgtgtgtgtgtgtgtgtgcatgtgtaaatatgtgtgtgtgcatgtgtatgtgtgtgtgcatgtgtatatatgtgtgtgtgtgtgtgtgtgcatgcctatgtctgtgtgtgcatgcataaatatgtttgtgtgcatgtgtatatatgtgtgttggtgtgcatgtgtatatatgtgtgtgtgcatgtgtatgtgtgtgtgcatgtgtatatatgtgtgtgtgcatgtctatgtctgtgtgtgcatgtgtaaatatgtttgtgtgcatgtgtatatatgtgtctatatgtgtgtgtgtgtgcatgtttacatatgtttgtgtacatgtgtatatttgtgtgtctgtgcatgtataATTGTATGTGcaagtgtatatatttgtgtgtgcatgtctatttatgtgtatgtgtgtgtgtatgtctatttatgtgtgtgtgtgtgtgcatgtgtatgtgtgtgcatgtctatttatgtgtgtgtgtgtgtggatgtgaatatatgtttgtatatgtgtgtgtgtgtgtgtacaattttatatatgtgtgtgtgcatgtgtatatatgtatgtgtgcatgtgtatatgtgtgtctgtgcatgtttaaatatgtgtgtgtgtgtgtaccttgtcgTGTGTGTGCAGGCTCAGGTGTGTCTCCATCTGTGACCTGTATGGTGTGCTGTATCCACACAGAGGGCACACACACTCTCCAGCCTCGCGCTCCGGACAGAAGCTCAGATGTTCCCTCAGAGACGCTTCACACCTGTACGAGCGCTGACAGAATGGACACACCTGACCCGCCATCTGAGGGACGTCTGAGGGCAGCAGTCCAGCATctgaccccacacacacacacacacacacacacacacacacacacacacacacgcacacacgcacacacacacacgcacacacacgcgcgttATGTATCTGGGGCTGGGGGGTGCGCCGTTTCAAAACTGCCCAAATTTTCTCTACCCGCCTATGTCCTTTTTTACCtccacaatcaaattcaaaaccgcccaatctggcaacactgcaggtggtataaaactgataataatcaaaCGACCCttgaataattacaaaaataagaGCTTTAATAAACACAGAGCTGCTACGGATATACATTTCAACGTTTAAATCAGCcccagaaataatctgcatgtgcgtTACTCCCGACCGCACGCTGAGAGAAACCAAAATTAACACGAATATACAgtgcagtactttaaatgtccagtaggtggCGAGTCAAACTACAAGTGGCTATATGTGACAGCACAACAATTATAGTGATTTTGGGTGGGCAAATCTTGCTATATTTTTAACGTCAGTAGCGGGCCAGAGGAAGGAGCAGGGGGTCCGCAAATGGccagcagtttgagacccctgctgtagactgatggcatttcatgttgttcagccttataatcttaaaatgtgagcaaaatcagcagtcattcaaacactagctctaaagtgacgttggtgaatgagcaacagtttctgctgttctgacgtcagctgcagatgaatgaatggcggaagaaagtagttctgtAGACATGATTATGcattcaaactgttgtataagcacaatatcacactcgtagcagggCGATGTGGCTGCatatcattttggaagggcactttctatccaagaccaaaaagggcatgtgcactgcacaggttgagccctatgtgtgcacgtgcctgtgtatatgtgtatgtgtgcatgtgtatgtgtatgtgtgtgtgcatgtgtttatatgtgtgtgtgggcatgtgtatatattcaattcaattcaatttatgtatatatgtgtctatatgtgtgtgtgtgcatatgtatatatgtgtttatgttagtgtgtatgcatgtgtatgtgtgtgtgcatgtgtatttgtgtgtgcatgtgtaagtgtgtgcatgtgtgtatatgtgtgtgtgtgtgtgtgtgtgtgtgtgtgtgtgtgcgcatgtgtattcgtgtgtgcaaatgtatatatgtgtgtgtgtgtgtgtgtgtgtgtgcatgtgtatgtatatttatgtttgtgtgtgcatgtgtttttttttgtatgtgtgtgtgtgtgcgcatgtgtatttgtgtgtgcaattctatatatgtgtgtgtgcatgtgtatgtatgtatgtgtgtatatatatgtgtgtgtgtgtgcatgtgtatatatgtgtgtgtgtgtgtgtgtgtgtgcatgtctatgtgtgtgtgcttgtctgtttatgtgtgtgtgtgtgcgcatgtgtatatatgtttgtttgtgtgtgtgtgtgtgtgcatgtgtatttgtgtgtgcaattctatacatgtgtgtgtgcatgtgtatgtatgtatgtgtgtatatatgtgtgtgtgcatgtgtatatatgtgtgtgtgtgcatgtctatgtgtgtgtgcttgtctgtttttgtgtgtgtgtgcgcatgtgtatatatgtttgtgtgtgtgtgtgtgtgtgtttgcatgtgtatttgtgtgtgcaattctatatatgtgtgtgcgcacatgtatgtatgtgtatatatatatgtgtagagGGACACTAATGCACAatactgctatgagtgtgatattgctcataaatgtgtgtatgtgtatatgtgtgtgtgtaaactataTAAAAAGTCCTATAAACTATACATATAGCTGTACTACATATGGCTACagtatactatactataaatgtACTCACTATGTGGCTAAGATTAGGATTCCGCTACAGAATTACAGTACATCAAATGCATAATAAGCACTCCTAAAAGCAAAGTGTTACTACAGTTATTCCCTAAATCAGTGTTGCTCTTGTTATTGAGTTGAGTTGTTTAGCGTGATGATTCAGCTCACTGTTCATGTGGTGAAGTGCATTAATATTGAAACTCCAGCATTGTCAGAAAGAGCTTCATTATGGGTTTACCTTTGGCCTCAGGGGACTGGTTTTCTCCTGGTGACCAGCAGACGGGTGACGTGTCCTCATGAGGATATGAGTGTGTGGATCCATTACGCTGCTGCAGCAGAGATGACACTTTCCTCAGCTGAACCACAGACTCATACTGAGCTTCAGACACATGAGCTGCACCCGGACCTgttcagaacacacaaacacactcaacaacaccgcaacacacacacacacacatcacactgaAACATGCAAAACATTCTTCTCATACTTACAATTTTTGTCTCGTCTCTAGTCTGaatatctaaaaattattaaatcaaaaagcattttctagacaagcaaaaaatactcTTATTTTCAGAAATACGTCACAATAAAGTACGTTTTttctcaaaacaagcaaaataatctgacaaaggGTTAAGTAatataatcaatttatttatatatgattttttttagctTGTTATAAGAAAAACTTGCTTTTGAAATACACTATAGTAAAGCactttgatctgttgtggtgattctacagttgcttcggtaacacaacaactacagtaattggtctgctgtggtgattctaccgttgctatggtaacacatcaactATAGAAATGTATCTTTTGCGGGGATTCTACAGGTGCTATGGTAACACTCCAACTAAAGTAATTGGTCTGCTTTGATgaatctatagttgctatggtaacacaacaactatagtaattggtctgctgtggtgattctactgttgctttGGTAACAaccactatagtaattaatctgatgtgatgattctacagtcactatggtaacacaacaactatagtatctgatctgttgtgatgatgcttcagttgctatggtaacacaacaactatagtcatTGGTCAGTTGTGgggattttacagttgctatggtaacacaaaactATAGTAATTGGTCTTCtgaggtgattctacagttgctatggtaacacaccaactacagtaattggtctgttgtggtgattctacagtcactatggtaacacaaaaagtatagtaattgatctgctagggtgattctacagttgttatggtaacacaaccactatagtaactgatctgctgtggtgattctacagttgctatggtaacacaacaactatagtaattcgtctgttgtggtgattctacagtttctatggtaacacaaaaactatagtaattggtCTTCtgaggtgattctacagttgctatggtaacacaacaactatagtcatTGGCCTGTTGTggttattctacagttgctatggtaacaaaaactaTATAGTAACTGATCTTTAGTGGCGATGCAACAGTTGCTattgtaacacaacaactatagtaactgatcagttgtggtgattctacagttgctatggtaacaaaacagcTATAGTAACTGGTCTTCtatggtgattctgcagttgttATGGAAACTAccactatagtaactgatctgttgtggtgattctacagcggctatggtaacaaaaactatagtaattggtCTTCtgaggtgattctacagttgctatggtaacacaacaactatggtAACTGATCTTTAGTGGCGAtgctacagttgctatggtaacaaaacaactatagtaactgatctgtt is drawn from Danio rerio strain Tuebingen ecotype United States chromosome 6, GRCz12tu, whole genome shotgun sequence and contains these coding sequences:
- the LOC141386403 gene encoding uncharacterized protein gives rise to the protein MRSDTSLVHPHRHGHGMAEKSRGKRRKQANPRRSHGEVERCLGSEGEDEGSVWGMEALDSRDAQDKLSLTASEETESSSPAAESWTDPEHTPRKTPLSMTSPGAAHVSEAQYESVVQLRKVSSLLQQRNGSTHSYPHEDTSPVCWSPGENQSPEAKDAGLLPSDVPQMAGQVCPFCQRSYRCEASLREHLSFCPEREAGECVCPLCGYSTPYRSQMETHLSLHTHDKSSMCDPGLENRKFKCNQCGKAFKYKHHLKEHLRIHSGEKPYECSNCKKRFSHSGSYSSHLSSKKCLNGGTGANGTHYNGHSHPAYLFPSPVSPPVASGRNSSRGKGSPYGSITQYQPMPALSRPWDPTEDLTLRTGVFKGTTLLPLLQSRSKFEHLLQEMLRKEVGDENRHKNDRSPASWHSAPQQILAPLPTPLQRAQDEIISPTSPALSERQQLIGCRFSSPPCLDLSPRQSNPQSEPLDLSIPKSRDCRTTNGLSPQKEAGFRLLTPPLHHTEAGFRCLTPPLHQTEAGFRRLTPPSNQNEAGFRRLTPPSNQNEVGFRRLTPPSNQNEAGFRRLTPPSHQQVGGAYAGAPLFGNTVFSGFPLFSHMISGHNGLTSLPLTPPTTSPGFLSPVGYMMDAESEAVLQRIQNDRQTIMTEALGRGALDLLSLMDDGMDPEISAGRKRLKKTDEGLYACDICDKTFQKSSSLLRHKYEHTGKRPHECQICKKAFKHKHHLIEHSRLHSGEKPYQCDKCGKRFSHSGSYSQHMNHRYAFCSPDGDPEPEPEQQGPTGDRGGAFLTDSSLEEEEEEEEENTDH